In the Bacteroidota bacterium genome, one interval contains:
- a CDS encoding site-specific DNA-methyltransferase, whose amino-acid sequence MPSPRNKTLRLTAADRAKPLPRLTDPRTNTKNKIFLGDAVPALKQLEGANFPLAIADPPYNNGVDFGNRSDRQTEAAYRAWVAEWVALLPSVLRKDASIYICTDWVHSGFYQDVLESAGFHILNRITWKREKGRGAKHNWKQNMEDIWFAVRDPKHYTFNIERVKLRKRVIAPYRENGKPKDWYETPDGERERLTHPSNIWTDLTVPFWSMPENTEHPTQKPEALVERIIEASSDPGDRVLDLFSGSGTTSVVAKRLGRMFTGIEMNPDYVRIAMKRLKRERHD is encoded by the coding sequence ATGCCCTCACCTCGCAATAAAACACTTAGGCTCACGGCCGCCGACAGGGCGAAACCACTTCCGCGGCTCACAGATCCACGCACCAATACTAAGAACAAGATATTCCTCGGCGACGCAGTACCGGCGCTGAAGCAGCTCGAAGGAGCGAATTTTCCACTCGCCATTGCCGATCCGCCCTACAATAACGGCGTAGACTTCGGCAATCGCAGCGACCGCCAGACCGAGGCGGCATACCGCGCATGGGTTGCCGAATGGGTCGCACTGCTCCCCTCAGTGCTGCGCAAGGATGCATCGATCTATATTTGTACCGATTGGGTGCATAGCGGATTCTATCAGGACGTCCTCGAATCAGCCGGATTTCACATTCTCAACCGCATCACCTGGAAGCGCGAGAAAGGCCGAGGCGCAAAACATAACTGGAAGCAGAACATGGAGGACATCTGGTTCGCCGTGCGAGACCCAAAGCACTATACCTTTAATATAGAACGGGTCAAGCTTCGCAAACGCGTCATTGCGCCATACCGCGAAAACGGCAAACCGAAAGATTGGTACGAGACCCCAGACGGTGAGCGCGAACGCCTCACACATCCGTCGAATATCTGGACAGACCTTACCGTCCCCTTTTGGTCGATGCCCGAGAACACCGAGCACCCGACCCAAAAGCCCGAAGCACTTGTCGAGCGTATTATCGAAGCTTCATCCGACCCCGGTGACCGCGTGCTCGACCTCTTTAGCGGCTCCGGGACGACATCGGTCGTTGCCAAGCGGCTCGGACGTATGTTTACCGGTATCGAAATGAACCCGGACTACGTCCGGATCGCAATGAAACGACTCAAACGAGAACGCCATGATTGA
- a CDS encoding septal ring lytic transglycosylase RlpA family protein yields the protein MALPKAVITAEERLRRRVQATLRVALATTFLWLTAIVSIGATAAQAVAKTVGKDKAPRERRIQANRSHHKKFKVRSAPAMEGTASWYGHRFHNRKTASGKAFDKNALMAAHRTLPFGTLVRVVNLDNDSSCIVEITDRGPYVGHRIIDVSEAAATKLGFNNRGTAHVRLEVVNNVFADANDYGLFHRPLSDVLRTPTYAIGTPASGK from the coding sequence ATGGCCCTGCCCAAGGCTGTGATCACGGCTGAGGAGCGCCTTCGCCGTCGCGTACAGGCCACGCTTCGCGTTGCGCTCGCAACCACGTTCCTCTGGCTTACCGCAATTGTCTCGATCGGCGCAACGGCGGCACAAGCGGTCGCAAAGACTGTAGGCAAAGACAAAGCTCCCCGCGAGCGCCGCATCCAGGCGAATCGCAGCCACCACAAAAAATTCAAGGTTCGCTCTGCCCCGGCAATGGAAGGGACCGCTTCATGGTACGGTCACCGGTTCCATAACCGTAAGACTGCCTCCGGTAAGGCGTTCGACAAGAATGCGCTCATGGCTGCCCATCGGACGCTTCCCTTCGGTACGCTTGTGCGGGTCGTCAATCTCGACAACGACTCGAGCTGCATCGTCGAGATTACCGACCGCGGTCCGTACGTCGGCCATCGCATCATCGACGTTTCTGAAGCGGCCGCAACAAAGCTTGGCTTTAACAATCGTGGGACGGCGCATGTCCGTCTCGAGGTCGTCAATAACGTCTTCGCCGACGCGAATGACTACGGCCTCTTCCACCGCCCCCTCTCCGACGTGCTGCGCACGCCGACCTACGCCATCGGCACACCTGCCTCCGGCAAGTAA
- a CDS encoding AI-2E family transporter, whose translation MPNQENLIVSGTTPPLPPEEEARRSEHANRFDGIAIAAGTLALATLFYLIANGIQPFLLVLTILLLLYPLREYRAARLILLTSATLFGLWLVSTLASILLPFIVAMVIAYLFNPLVTTLHRKWKLSRTWLSIIIVLLLVGVVGFAGYLIVPLIVNEAEALLRTLSDFFQNNEIRFDEESIRRFLVSLGIPGKYVTQFLNNELYPALKNFTATLPSIALSIVSALPSVLQRTLDLILIPIASIYLLKDWYKLGPSLLGFVPAKRRPHWSALMDGIDKVLYGYIRGQSIVAIIIGTLSGIALTIAGVPYASLLGVMIMLLDLIPFIGLISSVVIVEIVIVITMPITAGNLIIGAAIILGMHMLETYFLGPRIVGKGVGIPPILILASVFVFAYFLGFLGMLIAVPTTGVIMLFAREYRQAVASGKGIE comes from the coding sequence GTGCCGAACCAGGAGAACCTGATCGTTTCGGGGACCACCCCACCCCTGCCCCCCGAAGAGGAAGCACGCAGAAGCGAGCATGCGAACCGCTTCGACGGAATTGCAATCGCGGCCGGCACACTCGCTCTTGCAACACTCTTCTACTTGATCGCAAACGGTATTCAGCCGTTCCTGCTTGTCCTGACGATCCTGTTGTTGCTCTACCCGTTGCGCGAATATCGTGCAGCCAGATTGATCCTGCTGACGAGCGCAACACTGTTCGGCTTATGGCTCGTATCGACACTTGCAAGCATCTTGCTGCCCTTCATCGTTGCAATGGTGATCGCCTATTTGTTCAATCCGTTGGTGACCACGCTGCACCGGAAGTGGAAGCTATCGCGAACATGGCTGTCGATCATCATTGTACTACTGCTGGTGGGTGTCGTCGGATTTGCCGGTTACCTGATCGTCCCACTCATTGTCAACGAAGCCGAGGCGCTGCTTCGGACACTTTCGGACTTCTTCCAGAATAACGAGATCCGCTTCGACGAGGAGAGCATCCGTCGTTTCCTCGTTTCGCTCGGCATTCCCGGGAAATACGTCACGCAATTCCTTAATAACGAACTCTACCCGGCCCTTAAGAACTTCACGGCGACACTTCCGAGTATTGCGCTCTCGATCGTCTCGGCTCTGCCTTCGGTGTTGCAGCGTACGCTTGATCTGATCCTGATCCCTATCGCGTCAATCTATCTGCTGAAAGACTGGTATAAGTTGGGCCCGAGCCTGCTTGGCTTTGTCCCGGCCAAACGCCGCCCACATTGGAGTGCGCTCATGGATGGTATCGATAAGGTGCTGTATGGGTACATCCGCGGTCAGTCGATCGTGGCAATTATTATCGGCACACTCTCGGGGATTGCGCTCACGATTGCCGGCGTCCCGTACGCATCGCTGCTCGGTGTGATGATCATGCTGCTCGACCTGATTCCGTTTATCGGTCTTATCTCGAGTGTCGTGATTGTGGAGATCGTGATCGTTATCACGATGCCAATCACTGCCGGCAATCTTATAATCGGCGCAGCGATCATCCTTGGGATGCACATGCTCGAAACCTACTTCCTCGGTCCGCGCATCGTCGGCAAAGGTGTCGGCATCCCGCCGATCCTGATTCTGGCGTCTGTCTTTGTCTTTGCGTATTTCCTCGGCTTTCTTGGGATGCTGATCGCCGTACCGACGACCGGTGTAATCATGCTCTTCGCCAGAGAATATCGTCAGGCGGTTGCTTCCGGCAAAGGCATCGAATGA
- the rsmI gene encoding 16S rRNA (cytidine(1402)-2'-O)-methyltransferase, protein MSQAGTLFIVSTPIGDPRDITLRAIDVLRTCDLIACEEPKPARALLRRLEIDKPLHFLNEHTTGTAETDIITELEAGKNIALISDCGTPLLADPGDALVSECIARQIPVVSVPGASSVLAALVVSGFSLRQFSFIGFLPREKDRRATAVRELRTRTETLVLLEAPYRLQQVLSDLAHGLPVERRACVALDLTLAGERILRGTIGEICDYFAAHPFKGEFVIVIEGAHPARRDAKVTSHHPRRRN, encoded by the coding sequence ATGAGTCAAGCCGGTACGCTCTTCATCGTTTCCACGCCGATCGGCGATCCGCGCGATATTACGCTGCGCGCCATCGACGTCCTGCGAACGTGCGATCTCATTGCCTGCGAAGAGCCCAAACCCGCGCGTGCGCTCCTGCGACGACTCGAGATCGACAAGCCCCTTCATTTCCTCAACGAACATACCACCGGCACGGCAGAAACGGATATTATCACCGAGCTGGAAGCAGGCAAGAACATTGCGCTTATCAGTGATTGCGGTACCCCGTTACTTGCCGATCCCGGCGATGCGCTTGTAAGCGAGTGTATTGCGCGACAGATCCCCGTCGTCTCGGTACCCGGTGCATCGAGCGTATTGGCTGCGCTGGTGGTCAGTGGATTCTCGCTTCGGCAATTCTCCTTCATCGGATTTTTGCCCCGCGAAAAAGATCGTCGTGCCACCGCCGTTCGCGAGCTTCGCACCCGAACCGAAACACTGGTGCTACTTGAAGCGCCGTACCGGCTTCAGCAAGTACTGAGCGATCTTGCACACGGGCTCCCTGTCGAACGCAGAGCATGTGTCGCGCTCGATCTGACACTGGCCGGCGAACGTATCCTGCGCGGGACAATCGGCGAGATTTGCGATTATTTCGCGGCGCACCCCTTCAAAGGCGAATTCGTCATTGTCATCGAAGGGGCCCACCCCGCGCGTAGGGATGCAAAAGTGACTTCCCATCACCCTCGTCGCCGCAATTAA
- the obgE gene encoding GTPase ObgE, whose product MQFVDEAHITIAAGNGGNGIIAWRREKYVDKGGPAGGDGGHGGDVIVMADPQLSTLLDFRYIRQYKAQNGAPGGINNMTGRDGKDVIIKVPVGTVVRDEESGDQLADLTDPFEQVVIAKGGRGGFGNSHFKNANNQAPRHKTDGRPGVERSIELELKLLADVALVGFPNAGKSTLISRVSAAKPKIADYPFTTLVPNLGIVQAPEEHRSFVVADIPGLIEGASEGRGLGHQFLRHIERSAILLFMLDGSDTEQDPSTAYKILKEECGQYDKSLLKKPRIVVITKADVLESKQLKSYEALRFDRKKPMIISAVAGTNIKELVAELWEKIRESREAE is encoded by the coding sequence ATGCAGTTCGTTGATGAGGCACATATTACGATCGCCGCCGGTAATGGCGGCAATGGCATCATTGCCTGGCGACGCGAGAAATACGTCGACAAAGGCGGGCCGGCCGGCGGTGACGGCGGTCACGGCGGCGATGTGATCGTCATGGCCGACCCACAGCTTTCGACGCTTCTCGATTTTCGTTACATTCGTCAGTACAAAGCGCAGAACGGCGCGCCGGGTGGCATCAACAACATGACGGGTCGTGACGGGAAGGATGTCATCATCAAAGTGCCGGTCGGCACGGTCGTTCGCGATGAAGAAAGCGGCGACCAACTTGCCGATCTTACCGATCCGTTCGAACAAGTCGTGATTGCCAAAGGCGGACGCGGAGGATTCGGCAATAGCCATTTTAAGAACGCCAACAACCAAGCGCCGCGTCATAAAACCGACGGACGACCCGGCGTAGAACGATCGATCGAACTCGAACTGAAGCTGCTGGCCGATGTTGCGCTCGTTGGTTTTCCGAATGCCGGCAAGTCAACGCTCATCAGCCGCGTTTCCGCCGCAAAGCCGAAGATTGCCGACTACCCGTTCACGACGCTTGTCCCGAATCTCGGCATCGTCCAAGCGCCCGAAGAACATCGCTCGTTTGTCGTCGCTGATATTCCCGGGCTCATCGAAGGCGCCAGCGAAGGCAGGGGCCTCGGGCACCAGTTCTTGCGCCATATCGAGCGCAGCGCGATCCTCTTGTTCATGCTCGACGGCTCCGACACCGAACAAGATCCCTCGACTGCATACAAGATCCTCAAAGAAGAGTGTGGCCAGTACGATAAATCTCTCTTGAAAAAGCCTCGCATTGTGGTCATTACAAAAGCCGACGTGCTTGAGAGCAAACAACTGAAGTCCTACGAAGCGCTTCGTTTCGACCGCAAGAAGCCGATGATCATCAGCGCCGTTGCAGGAACAAACATAAAGGAGTTGGTCGCCGAGTTGTGGGAGAAGATCAGAGAATCACGCGAGGCCGAATAA
- the greA gene encoding transcription elongation factor GreA, whose amino-acid sequence MSGKLYVTKERLSEIEKELQHLKIHARKEIASKIAEARAQGDLSENAEYDAAREEQGLLELRIHKMEVMLANSSIIDESQISTDKVGMMSRVHVKNTKTKKVNIYQLVSADEADFEGGKISVSSPIGKALLNHVVGDTVQVKVPAGTIELQITEITL is encoded by the coding sequence ATGTCCGGTAAGTTATACGTGACCAAAGAGCGCCTCTCGGAGATCGAGAAGGAGCTACAACATCTGAAGATTCACGCCCGCAAGGAGATCGCATCGAAGATCGCCGAGGCTCGCGCGCAGGGTGACCTCAGCGAAAATGCAGAGTACGATGCCGCGCGCGAAGAGCAGGGGCTCTTAGAGCTTCGCATCCATAAGATGGAGGTGATGCTCGCGAACTCGTCGATCATCGACGAATCGCAGATCTCGACCGATAAAGTTGGGATGATGTCGCGCGTGCATGTGAAGAACACGAAGACGAAAAAGGTCAACATCTATCAACTCGTCAGCGCCGACGAAGCGGATTTCGAAGGTGGGAAGATTTCTGTGTCTTCGCCGATCGGGAAGGCGCTGCTCAATCATGTCGTGGGCGATACGGTACAGGTAAAAGTACCGGCTGGCACGATCGAGTTGCAGATTACGGAAATTACTCTCTGA
- a CDS encoding bifunctional 3,4-dihydroxy-2-butanone-4-phosphate synthase/GTP cyclohydrolase II — protein MLNTIDEAIQDIKAGRLVIVVDDEERENEGDFITAAEVATPETINFMLRHGRGVLCTPITEARAAELELPMMVDVNTALHGTPFTVSIDFIHGTSTGVSTSDRAATVRAIANPRTHAKDFARPGHIFPLRAVEEGVLRRAGHTEAAVDLARMAGFYPAGVLVEILNEDGTMARLPQLRKLADEFGMKIISVQDLIRYRTEREKMIEKIVEVSLPTYYGNFHLHLYRNKVDGKEHIALTKGDISGGEPPLVRVHSECFTGDTLGSMRCDCQDQLHAAMMMVEREGRGVVLYMRQEGRGIGLANKLKAYKLQEQGKDTVEANEALGFKPDLRDYGIGAQILVDLGVRKMKLMTNNPKKIVGLGSYGLEVVDRVPIEIPASEQNAKYLATKKSKLGHLLGGHTHGLESIVQDLTDTP, from the coding sequence ATGCTGAACACGATTGACGAAGCCATTCAAGACATCAAGGCCGGGCGACTGGTCATTGTTGTTGACGATGAAGAGCGCGAGAACGAAGGTGATTTTATCACGGCCGCGGAAGTCGCGACGCCGGAGACGATCAACTTCATGCTGCGCCACGGTCGCGGTGTGCTCTGTACGCCGATCACCGAAGCCCGGGCTGCCGAGCTCGAGCTGCCGATGATGGTGGATGTCAACACCGCGCTGCATGGCACACCGTTCACGGTCAGCATCGACTTCATCCACGGCACGTCAACCGGCGTCTCCACGAGCGACCGTGCCGCGACGGTCCGCGCCATTGCGAATCCCCGAACACATGCCAAGGACTTCGCCCGTCCGGGTCATATCTTCCCGCTGCGTGCAGTCGAAGAAGGTGTGCTGCGCCGCGCAGGACATACTGAAGCGGCCGTCGATCTCGCACGCATGGCCGGGTTCTATCCTGCGGGTGTGCTGGTCGAGATCTTGAACGAGGACGGCACGATGGCCCGCTTGCCGCAGCTTCGCAAGCTTGCCGATGAGTTCGGCATGAAGATCATTTCGGTGCAGGACCTCATCCGTTACCGCACCGAGCGAGAGAAGATGATCGAGAAGATTGTCGAAGTCTCGCTCCCGACCTATTACGGAAATTTCCATCTCCACCTCTACCGTAACAAAGTGGACGGCAAGGAGCACATCGCCCTCACAAAAGGCGATATCTCCGGCGGCGAGCCGCCGCTCGTACGAGTACACTCCGAGTGCTTCACCGGCGACACTCTCGGTTCGATGCGCTGCGACTGCCAGGATCAGCTTCACGCCGCGATGATGATGGTCGAACGCGAAGGTCGCGGCGTCGTGCTCTATATGCGCCAGGAAGGCCGAGGGATAGGCTTGGCGAACAAGCTCAAAGCGTACAAGCTGCAAGAACAGGGCAAGGATACGGTCGAAGCGAACGAAGCGCTCGGCTTCAAACCCGATCTTCGCGACTACGGTATCGGTGCGCAGATCCTCGTCGATCTTGGCGTGCGCAAGATGAAATTGATGACGAACAATCCGAAGAAGATCGTCGGGTTGGGAAGCTATGGTTTGGAAGTCGTTGATCGCGTCCCGATCGAGATACCAGCCAGCGAGCAGAACGCGAAGTATCTCGCGACAAAGAAGTCCAAGCTCGGCCACCTCCTCGGCGGCCACACACACGGCCTCGAGAGCATCGTACAGGACCTAACGGATACGCCGTAA
- the yajC gene encoding preprotein translocase subunit YajC — translation MNLLSYGILLMAPQQGGQDAGSSMVSTLVMFGSIIVIFYFMIYRPQRKRQKEREELITKMDKGDKVILSGGMHGTISAIEDKTVLVTVAENTKIRFQKSAVAEVLPKN, via the coding sequence ATGAATCTACTTTCTTACGGCATTCTCTTGATGGCACCCCAGCAGGGTGGGCAGGACGCGGGCTCGAGCATGGTTTCGACGCTGGTCATGTTCGGCTCGATCATCGTGATCTTCTATTTCATGATCTATCGTCCGCAGCGCAAGCGCCAGAAAGAGCGCGAAGAGCTCATCACCAAGATGGACAAAGGCGATAAGGTCATTCTCTCCGGCGGCATGCACGGCACCATCAGCGCAATCGAAGACAAGACCGTCCTCGTGACCGTTGCCGAGAACACCAAGATCCGCTTCCAAAAGAGCGCGGTCGCAGAAGTGCTGCCGAAGAATTGA
- a CDS encoding DUF4157 domain-containing protein, with protein sequence MTVGFAHDPAEHEADAVADRVMRMPEPGFIQRKCAACSDEEKIHRMPAASFIQRAGRGDGFKTSPEIASAIEANRGGGTPLPAPTKSFMESRFGTDFCGVRVHTDGAAVQLSRDLNAQAFTVGNDIFFNSGKFSPESSDGKHLLAHELTHTVQQGGGGRTTQSDNGFINRKHAYAPTDWATVQRKFGDDAVGHQTATAKANAAIPAQAHEQVKAMHRLVKDQKYGFWCGAGNDCDSTKTHCNEVLDELDRACCRHDMDYNYLRLYVSQNSWGDGGVHWFSPEGLVRAQQADFELAKSAAVFKPRDSVGRVASTFIVGFFGGRAALAQSMWPASLLFNLIPGYRSGLSAERTQCEKKKETHK encoded by the coding sequence ATGACCGTCGGATTTGCTCACGACCCCGCCGAACACGAGGCCGATGCAGTCGCCGATCGTGTCATGAGAATGCCGGAGCCTGGATTCATCCAACGTAAGTGCGCCGCCTGCAGCGATGAGGAGAAGATCCATCGAATGCCTGCCGCCTCCTTCATCCAACGAGCAGGACGTGGTGACGGCTTCAAAACAAGCCCCGAGATCGCATCCGCAATCGAAGCGAACAGAGGCGGCGGAACCCCCTTGCCTGCGCCGACAAAGTCGTTCATGGAAAGCCGCTTCGGCACGGACTTCTGCGGCGTCCGGGTTCACACCGATGGAGCCGCCGTCCAACTCTCGCGCGACCTCAACGCCCAAGCGTTCACCGTCGGCAACGACATCTTCTTCAACTCCGGCAAGTTCTCCCCCGAATCCTCCGACGGCAAACATCTGCTGGCGCATGAACTGACGCATACAGTGCAACAGGGGGGGGGTGGACGCACCACTCAGTCGGATAATGGCTTCATCAACCGTAAGCATGCGTACGCTCCCACGGATTGGGCAACAGTCCAAAGGAAATTTGGTGATGACGCCGTCGGACATCAGACTGCGACAGCGAAGGCAAATGCTGCTATACCCGCGCAGGCCCACGAACAGGTCAAGGCTATGCATAGACTTGTCAAAGACCAAAAGTATGGTTTTTGGTGTGGAGCTGGCAATGACTGCGATTCGACTAAGACTCACTGTAACGAAGTGTTGGATGAGCTCGATCGAGCATGTTGTAGACACGACATGGACTACAATTACTTACGTCTATACGTCTCACAAAATTCTTGGGGAGACGGAGGGGTTCATTGGTTCTCGCCTGAAGGACTTGTACGTGCTCAACAAGCAGACTTCGAACTTGCCAAGAGTGCTGCTGTATTCAAACCACGCGACTCGGTCGGTAGAGTGGCCTCTACGTTCATTGTAGGGTTCTTCGGTGGTCGGGCTGCTCTTGCACAGAGCATGTGGCCCGCCAGTTTGTTATTCAACCTTATACCTGGATACAGATCCGGGTTGTCCGCTGAACGAACACAGTGCGAAAAGAAGAAGGAAACTCACAAATAA